One genomic region from Streptomyces sp. NBC_01431 encodes:
- a CDS encoding VIT1/CCC1 transporter family protein — protein MSSTDDHDEAHSGALGSRLNWLRAAVLGANDGIVSTAGLVVGVAGATDNRSALLTAGLAGLLAGSMSMAAGEYVSVSTQRDSERAALAMERRELKDAPEAELAELTGLLEERGLSSELAREAAVQLTERDALRAHASVELGIDPDQLTNPWHAAWASFFAFTAGALLPLLAIVLPPASVRLYITVGSVLAALALTGWWSARLGAAQVGRALLRNMGGGAVAMGVTYAAGVLLGAVGA, from the coding sequence ATGAGCTCAACCGACGACCACGACGAGGCGCACAGCGGGGCGCTCGGCTCGCGGCTGAACTGGCTGCGGGCCGCCGTCCTCGGCGCCAACGACGGGATCGTGTCCACCGCGGGCCTGGTCGTCGGCGTGGCCGGCGCGACGGACAACCGCTCGGCCCTCCTGACGGCGGGCCTGGCCGGACTGCTCGCCGGTTCCATGTCCATGGCGGCCGGCGAGTACGTCTCCGTCTCCACCCAGCGCGACTCGGAGAGGGCCGCGCTGGCGATGGAGCGGCGCGAGCTGAAGGACGCCCCCGAGGCCGAACTCGCCGAACTGACCGGCCTGTTGGAGGAGCGCGGGCTGAGCTCGGAGCTGGCCCGCGAAGCGGCCGTCCAGCTCACCGAACGCGACGCGCTGCGCGCCCACGCCAGCGTCGAGCTCGGCATCGACCCCGACCAGCTCACCAACCCCTGGCACGCGGCCTGGGCGAGCTTCTTCGCCTTCACGGCGGGCGCGCTGCTCCCGCTGCTGGCGATCGTGCTGCCCCCGGCTTCCGTCCGCCTGTACATCACGGTCGGCTCGGTGCTGGCCGCGCTGGCCCTCACCGGCTGGTGGAGCGCCCGTTTGGGCGCCGCCCAGGTGGGCCGCGCATTGCTGCGGAACATGGGCGGGGGAGCGGTGGCCATGGGGGTCACTTACGCGGCGGGGGTCCTGCTGGGGGCGGTGGGGGCGTGA
- a CDS encoding SDR family NAD(P)-dependent oxidoreductase — translation MELRAGQVAVVTGAASGIGLAMARRFAAEGLKVVLADVEEAALEKAAGELREEGARVLARITDVSERESVTALADAAYQTFGAVHVLCNNAGVGSGAEGRMWEHEVNDWKWAFAVNVWGVFHGIQAFVPRMIEGGEPGRIVNTSSGDGGIAPLPTASVYAVTKSAVVTMTESLYAHLKAEGVPIGASVLFPGPHMLRTGLWESHRNRPERYAKERPRRTPYRSLGQWESAMKAAGHEIEFTPVESVAAEVVDGIRADRFWMLPASEHSDRQIRARSQSMLDRANPSYLESFILD, via the coding sequence ATGGAGCTGCGCGCAGGACAGGTCGCCGTCGTGACGGGGGCGGCGAGCGGCATCGGGCTCGCGATGGCGAGGCGGTTCGCCGCCGAGGGCCTCAAGGTCGTCCTCGCCGACGTCGAGGAGGCCGCCCTGGAGAAGGCGGCGGGGGAGCTGCGCGAGGAGGGGGCGCGGGTCCTCGCCCGGATCACCGACGTCAGCGAGCGGGAATCCGTGACCGCGCTCGCGGACGCCGCGTACCAGACCTTCGGGGCCGTGCACGTGCTGTGCAACAACGCGGGGGTCGGCTCGGGCGCCGAGGGCCGCATGTGGGAACACGAGGTCAACGACTGGAAGTGGGCCTTCGCGGTCAACGTGTGGGGCGTCTTCCACGGCATCCAGGCCTTCGTGCCGCGCATGATCGAGGGCGGCGAGCCCGGCCGGATCGTCAACACCTCGTCCGGCGACGGCGGGATCGCCCCGCTCCCGACCGCGTCCGTGTACGCCGTCACCAAGTCGGCGGTTGTCACGATGACCGAGTCCCTGTACGCGCACCTGAAGGCGGAGGGCGTCCCGATCGGAGCCTCGGTGCTCTTTCCCGGCCCGCACATGCTGCGCACCGGGCTGTGGGAGTCGCACCGCAACCGGCCCGAGCGGTACGCCAAGGAGCGGCCGCGCAGGACTCCCTACCGCAGCCTCGGCCAGTGGGAGTCCGCGATGAAGGCCGCGGGCCACGAGATCGAGTTCACGCCCGTCGAGTCGGTGGCCGCGGAGGTCGTCGACGGGATCCGCGCCGACCGCTTCTGGATGCTCCCGGCGAGCGAGCACAGCGACCGGCAGATCCGGGCGAGGTCGCAGTCGATGCTCGACCGCGCCAATCCGTCGTACCTGGAAAGCTTCATCCTGGACTGA
- a CDS encoding SURF1 family cytochrome oxidase biogenesis protein: MYRFLLSRQWVLVTLLALALIPTMIELGFWQLHRHEHKVAQNTLIADNLKAKPVPVTDLTSPGHTVPTSDYWRKVTATGTYDTAHEVVVRRRTAADGRVGYHVLTPFVLDGGTTVLVNRGWIADNGNQTDFPKIPAPPADKVTVTGRLMADQTTAASGIKDVKGLPPRQVMLINSTEQAKVLGRPVLGGYIEQTAPESADNSPELIPAPDDSSIGPHMAYAVQWWLFSAGVPVGWFILVRREKRDREEAAARPAATPEPATATA, from the coding sequence GTGTACCGCTTCCTGTTGTCCCGGCAGTGGGTGCTCGTCACCCTTCTGGCCCTCGCTCTCATCCCCACGATGATCGAGCTGGGTTTCTGGCAGCTCCACCGCCATGAGCACAAGGTCGCCCAGAACACGCTCATCGCCGACAACCTGAAGGCCAAGCCGGTCCCGGTGACCGACCTGACGTCGCCGGGCCACACCGTCCCGACGTCGGACTACTGGCGCAAGGTCACGGCCACCGGCACGTACGACACCGCGCACGAAGTGGTCGTACGGCGCAGGACCGCGGCGGACGGCCGGGTCGGCTACCACGTCCTCACCCCGTTCGTCCTCGACGGCGGCACGACCGTGCTGGTCAACCGGGGCTGGATCGCCGACAACGGCAACCAGACGGACTTCCCGAAGATCCCCGCGCCGCCCGCCGACAAGGTCACGGTCACCGGCCGTCTGATGGCCGACCAGACGACCGCGGCCAGCGGCATCAAGGACGTCAAGGGCCTGCCGCCCCGCCAGGTCATGCTGATCAACAGCACCGAACAGGCCAAGGTGCTGGGCCGTCCGGTGCTCGGCGGCTACATCGAACAGACCGCCCCCGAGTCGGCCGACAACTCGCCCGAGCTCATCCCGGCCCCCGACGACAGCTCGATCGGCCCGCACATGGCGTACGCCGTGCAGTGGTGGCTGTTCTCGGCCGGGGTGCCGGTCGGCTGGTTCATCCTCGTACGGCGCGAGAAGCGCGACCGCGAGGAGGCGGCGGCCCGGCCCGCGGCCACACCCGAGCCCGCGACCGCGACCGCCTGA
- a CDS encoding glycoside hydrolase family 15 protein, whose protein sequence is MTQRTQRIEDYALIGDLQTAALVGRDGSVDWLCLPRFDSAACFAALLGDEDNGHWRIAPTEAGHAGRCTRRRYLDESLILESVWETRTGTVKVLDFMPQRDQAPDVVRIVEGVSGTVEMGSVLRLRFDYGHVVPWIRRSEGHRVAVAGPDSVWLRSDPEVKTWGQHMSTRSSFTVGEGEKVAFVLTWHPSHEPRPDLCDPYAALEESLADWQEWAARCRYQGPYRDAVVRSLITLKALTYAPTGGIVAAATTSLPEEIGGVRNWDYRYCWLRDSTLTLEALLSAGYLEEAGQWRDWLLRAVAGDPADLQIMYGLAGERRLPEAELPWLKGYLGSSPVRVGNAAVEQLQLDVYGEVADSLFLAREAGLHSQPHAWSIQLSLLGFLEARWREPDEGLWEVRGPRRHFVHSKVMAWVAADRAVRTLEAEPTLHGDVERWRRMRDEVHREVCEKGFDPVRGTFTQAYGSTELDAATLLIPRLGFLPPDDPRVVGTVEAVRAELAASGFVRRYSTDSTTVDGLPGGEGTFLVCSFWLADALRLTGREEEARELFERLLALRNDLGLLAEEYDPVAGRQVGNFPQAFSHIGLVATACALEPDYEQEAG, encoded by the coding sequence GTGACCCAACGTACTCAGCGCATCGAGGACTACGCCCTCATCGGCGACCTGCAGACCGCGGCCCTGGTCGGGCGGGACGGCTCCGTGGACTGGTTGTGCCTGCCCCGATTCGACTCCGCCGCCTGTTTCGCGGCGCTGCTCGGCGACGAGGACAACGGCCACTGGCGCATCGCCCCGACCGAAGCCGGCCACGCGGGCCGGTGCACCCGGCGGCGCTATCTGGACGAATCGCTGATCCTGGAGAGCGTCTGGGAGACCCGCACCGGCACCGTGAAGGTCCTCGACTTCATGCCCCAGCGCGACCAGGCCCCGGACGTCGTACGGATCGTGGAGGGCGTCAGCGGCACGGTCGAGATGGGATCGGTCCTGCGGCTGCGCTTCGACTACGGCCATGTGGTGCCGTGGATAAGGCGCTCGGAGGGGCACCGGGTGGCCGTCGCGGGCCCGGACTCCGTGTGGCTGCGCAGCGATCCCGAGGTCAAGACCTGGGGCCAGCACATGAGCACCCGCTCGTCGTTCACGGTCGGCGAGGGGGAGAAGGTCGCCTTCGTCCTCACCTGGCATCCCTCGCACGAGCCGCGTCCCGATCTCTGCGACCCGTACGCGGCTCTGGAGGAGTCCCTGGCCGACTGGCAGGAGTGGGCGGCCCGCTGCCGGTACCAGGGCCCCTACCGGGACGCCGTGGTGCGCTCGCTCATCACCCTCAAGGCGCTGACCTACGCGCCCACCGGCGGCATCGTGGCCGCCGCCACCACCTCGCTGCCCGAGGAGATCGGCGGCGTACGCAACTGGGACTACCGCTACTGCTGGCTGCGCGACTCCACGCTCACTCTTGAAGCGCTGCTCTCGGCGGGCTATCTGGAGGAGGCCGGGCAGTGGCGGGACTGGCTGCTGCGCGCGGTGGCCGGCGACCCGGCCGACCTCCAGATCATGTACGGCCTGGCGGGCGAGCGGCGCCTGCCCGAGGCCGAACTCCCTTGGCTTAAGGGCTACTTGGGCTCGTCTCCGGTACGAGTCGGCAACGCGGCCGTCGAGCAGCTCCAGCTCGATGTGTACGGAGAAGTGGCCGACTCGCTGTTCCTGGCGCGCGAGGCGGGGCTGCACAGCCAGCCGCATGCCTGGAGCATCCAGCTCAGCCTGCTCGGCTTCCTGGAGGCGCGGTGGCGCGAACCGGACGAAGGGCTGTGGGAGGTGCGCGGGCCGCGCCGCCACTTCGTCCACTCCAAGGTGATGGCCTGGGTGGCCGCCGACCGCGCGGTGCGCACCCTGGAGGCGGAACCGACGCTGCACGGCGATGTCGAACGGTGGCGGCGGATGCGCGACGAGGTGCACCGGGAGGTCTGCGAGAAGGGCTTCGACCCGGTCCGGGGCACCTTCACCCAGGCGTACGGCTCGACGGAACTGGACGCGGCGACGCTGCTCATCCCCCGGCTCGGCTTCCTGCCGCCGGACGATCCGCGGGTGGTGGGCACGGTGGAGGCGGTGCGTGCCGAGCTCGCCGCGAGCGGGTTCGTACGCCGCTACAGCACCGACAGCACGACGGTGGACGGGCTGCCCGGTGGCGAGGGCACGTTCCTGGTGTGCTCGTTCTGGCTGGCGGACGCGCTGCGCCTGACGGGGCGCGAGGAGGAGGCGCGGGAGCTGTTCGAGCGGCTCCTCGCGCTCCGCAACGACCTGGGGCTGCTCGCCGAGGAGTACGACCCGGTGGCGGGGCGCCAGGTCGGCAACTTCCCGCAGGCCTTCAGCCACATCGGCCTGGTCGCGACCGCCTGCGCGCTGGAGCCGGACTACGAGCAGGAGGCAGGATAG
- a CDS encoding DEDDh family exonuclease, protein MTMLDDQTTAAPWPTAYPQGYAVVDVETTGLARDDRIISAAVYRLDARGNVEDHWYTLVNPERDPGPVWIHGLTSDVLAGAPLFPEVAEEFAARLDGRVLVAHNAIFDWQMIAREYARAERTAPVRQRLCTIALSKELALPLPNHKLESLAAHYGVVQQRAHHALDDARVLAEAFRPSLHAAAAGGVRLPLLECRPLTEWTDTPATPRIGYQASYGGSGTWRASRKRPACPYPNPGRYEPDRPLKQGMRVAFSGDTSVDRELLEDRAIEAGLHVATSVSRLTSLLVTNDPDSATSKTVKAKSFGTPVVDEAAFTQLLRDVAPADG, encoded by the coding sequence GTGACCATGCTCGACGACCAGACGACAGCAGCGCCGTGGCCGACCGCCTACCCACAGGGGTACGCGGTCGTCGACGTGGAGACCACCGGCCTCGCCCGCGACGACCGGATAATCTCGGCTGCCGTCTACCGGCTGGACGCCCGGGGCAATGTCGAGGACCACTGGTACACGCTGGTCAACCCCGAGCGCGACCCCGGTCCGGTGTGGATCCACGGACTGACCAGTGACGTCCTGGCAGGCGCCCCGCTCTTCCCGGAGGTCGCCGAGGAGTTCGCGGCGCGGCTCGACGGGCGGGTCCTGGTCGCGCACAACGCGATCTTCGACTGGCAGATGATCGCGCGCGAGTACGCCCGCGCCGAGCGCACCGCGCCGGTGCGGCAGCGGCTGTGCACCATCGCGCTGTCCAAGGAGTTGGCGCTGCCGCTGCCCAACCACAAGCTGGAGTCGCTCGCGGCGCACTACGGCGTCGTGCAGCAGCGCGCGCACCACGCGCTGGACGACGCCCGGGTGCTCGCCGAGGCGTTCCGCCCGAGCCTGCACGCCGCGGCGGCCGGCGGAGTGCGCCTCCCCCTGCTCGAATGCCGCCCGCTCACCGAGTGGACGGACACCCCCGCCACCCCCCGGATCGGCTACCAGGCCTCGTACGGCGGCTCCGGCACCTGGCGGGCCTCGCGCAAGCGGCCCGCCTGCCCGTACCCCAACCCCGGGCGCTACGAGCCGGACCGCCCGCTCAAGCAGGGCATGCGGGTGGCGTTCTCCGGCGACACCTCAGTCGACCGGGAGCTCCTGGAGGACCGTGCGATCGAGGCCGGGCTGCACGTGGCGACCAGCGTCTCGCGCCTCACCAGCCTCCTGGTCACCAACGATCCGGACTCCGCGACCTCCAAGACCGTCAAGGCGAAGTCCTTCGGTACGCCGGTCGTGGACGAGGCCGCCTTCACCCAGCTCCTGCGCGACGTGGCACCGGCAGACGGGTGA
- a CDS encoding sterol desaturase family protein, translated as MSPNLPNVVLWSIPAFVLLTVIEMVSYRLHPDDEAEGYETKDAATSVGMGLGSLVFDALWKIPIVAIYTAVYALTPLAIPVLWWTLPLMLLGQDFFYYWSHRGHHVIRVLWACHVVHHSSRKFNLTTALRQPWTSWTVWPFYLPLIALGVHPAVLAFCSSANLVYQFWVHTERVGKLPRPFEFVLNTPSHHRVHHASQGGYLDRNFGGILIVWDRMFGSFTAETERPVFGLTKNISTFNPLRVATHEYAAIARDVRAARTWRERAGRIFRGPGWQPQPPAAPLAEPAAVAERAV; from the coding sequence ATGTCGCCGAACCTGCCCAATGTCGTGCTGTGGTCGATACCCGCCTTCGTGCTGCTCACCGTCATTGAAATGGTGAGCTACCGGCTCCATCCGGACGACGAGGCCGAGGGTTACGAGACGAAGGACGCCGCCACCAGCGTCGGCATGGGGCTCGGCAGTCTGGTCTTCGACGCGCTCTGGAAGATTCCCATCGTCGCGATCTACACCGCGGTGTACGCCCTGACCCCGCTCGCGATCCCGGTCCTTTGGTGGACGCTGCCACTGATGCTGCTCGGGCAGGACTTCTTCTACTACTGGTCCCATCGGGGACATCACGTCATCCGGGTCCTGTGGGCCTGCCACGTGGTGCACCACTCCAGCCGGAAGTTCAACCTCACCACCGCGCTGCGCCAGCCCTGGACGAGCTGGACCGTCTGGCCCTTCTACCTGCCGCTCATCGCGCTCGGCGTGCACCCCGCGGTCCTCGCCTTCTGCTCGTCGGCGAACCTCGTCTACCAGTTCTGGGTGCACACCGAGCGGGTCGGCAAGCTGCCCCGGCCCTTCGAGTTCGTCCTCAACACTCCCTCGCACCACCGGGTGCACCACGCCTCCCAGGGCGGCTACCTGGACCGGAACTTCGGCGGGATCCTGATCGTCTGGGACCGGATGTTCGGCTCGTTCACCGCCGAGACCGAACGGCCCGTGTTCGGGCTCACCAAGAACATCTCCACCTTCAACCCGCTGCGCGTCGCCACCCACGAGTACGCCGCCATCGCCCGCGACGTGCGCGCCGCCCGCACCTGGCGCGAGCGGGCCGGGCGGATCTTTCGCGGGCCCGGCTGGCAGCCACAGCCCCCCGCGGCGCCGCTCGCCGAGCCCGCCGCGGTCGCGGAGCGCGCCGTATGA
- a CDS encoding amidohydrolase family protein, producing MTDRYTVISADCHAGADLLDYKPYLESKYHDDFDAWAATYVNPYEDLMADTADRNWNSDRRTAELEADGIVAEVIFPNTIPPFFPSASLMAPAPTRAEFEQRWAGLRAHNRWLADFCGQSAGRRAGVAQILLNDVEEAVREIRRAKEAGLTGGVLLPGTPPGSGLPELHSASYDPIWAACAELGLPVNHHGGSASPPLGEEPAARAVFMVETTWFSHRALWHLIFGGAFRRHPDLKLVLTEQGSGWIPGVLDMLDYYHDRLVAAATRAATAESKFGAGLAQSMGKGPSQVWRDNCFVGASFMRPHEVPLRDRIGLDKIMWGSDYPHDEGTTPFSREGLRIAYAGLPRDEVAAMAGGNAARVYGFDLAFLDTIAARVGPTVLEIAEPLKEIPPEATSPAFALGGSVRVW from the coding sequence ATGACGGACCGCTACACCGTCATCTCGGCGGACTGCCACGCCGGGGCCGACCTGCTGGACTACAAGCCGTACCTGGAGTCGAAGTACCACGACGACTTCGACGCGTGGGCGGCGACCTACGTCAATCCGTACGAGGACCTGATGGCCGACACGGCCGACCGCAACTGGAACTCGGACCGGCGCACGGCCGAGCTGGAAGCGGACGGCATCGTGGCCGAGGTCATCTTCCCGAACACGATCCCGCCCTTCTTCCCCTCCGCCTCCCTGATGGCCCCGGCCCCAACCCGTGCGGAGTTCGAGCAGCGCTGGGCGGGCCTGCGCGCCCACAACCGCTGGCTGGCGGACTTCTGCGGACAGTCGGCCGGGCGGCGGGCGGGCGTGGCGCAGATCCTGCTCAACGATGTGGAGGAGGCGGTACGGGAGATCCGCCGGGCGAAGGAGGCCGGCCTGACGGGGGGCGTCCTGCTGCCGGGCACCCCGCCGGGCTCGGGGCTGCCCGAGCTCCACTCCGCGTCGTACGACCCCATCTGGGCGGCCTGCGCGGAACTCGGCCTCCCGGTGAACCACCACGGCGGGTCCGCGTCGCCGCCGCTGGGGGAGGAGCCTGCGGCGCGGGCCGTGTTCATGGTGGAGACGACGTGGTTCTCGCACCGGGCGCTGTGGCACCTGATCTTCGGTGGCGCGTTCCGCCGCCACCCGGACCTGAAACTGGTCCTCACCGAACAGGGCTCGGGCTGGATCCCCGGCGTGCTGGACATGCTGGACTACTACCACGACCGCCTGGTGGCGGCGGCCACCCGGGCGGCCACCGCCGAATCGAAGTTCGGGGCGGGCCTCGCGCAATCCATGGGCAAGGGCCCCTCCCAGGTCTGGCGGGACAACTGCTTCGTCGGGGCGAGTTTCATGCGGCCGCACGAGGTGCCGCTGCGGGACCGGATCGGCCTCGACAAGATCATGTGGGGCAGCGACTACCCCCACGACGAGGGCACCACGCCGTTCTCCAGGGAGGGACTGCGGATCGCGTACGCGGGCCTGCCGAGGGACGAGGTCGCGGCGATGGCGGGCGGCAACGCGGCCCGCGTGTACGGCTTCGACCTGGCCTTCCTGGACACGATCGCGGCCCGGGTCGGCCCCACGGTGCTGGAGATCGCCGAACCGCTGAAGGAGATCCCGCCCGAGGCGACGAGCCCGGCGTTCGCGCTCGGTGGGTCGGTGCGGGTGTGGTGA
- a CDS encoding TetR/AcrR family transcriptional regulator, which produces MTRMSLTREEVLAAAGSLVRQHGPAALTMRKLAAELGTAVTSIYWHVGNRESLLDALVERTVEELGEIRPRGRTPADRIVSVARALRRELRARPHLIAMVHERGLTERMFLPAQQALVHEVHAAGLRGARAAQAVRAVQFQVVGYVLVERNRERAPVQRPDEEELWDTGAAPAEHDPALARSLAGPVDQDRLFTDSVRALVTGLLTGSTGRP; this is translated from the coding sequence ATGACGCGTATGTCGCTCACCCGCGAGGAGGTGCTGGCCGCGGCCGGATCCCTGGTCAGGCAGCACGGCCCGGCGGCCCTCACCATGCGCAAGCTGGCCGCCGAACTGGGTACCGCGGTCACCTCCATCTACTGGCACGTCGGCAACCGCGAATCGCTCCTGGACGCGCTGGTCGAGCGGACCGTCGAGGAGCTGGGTGAGATCAGACCGCGCGGGCGCACCCCGGCCGACCGCATCGTCTCGGTCGCCCGCGCGCTGCGCCGCGAACTGCGCGCACGCCCACATCTGATCGCGATGGTCCACGAACGGGGGCTGACCGAGCGCATGTTCCTGCCCGCCCAGCAGGCCCTTGTCCACGAGGTGCACGCGGCGGGCCTGCGCGGCGCCCGCGCGGCCCAGGCGGTGCGGGCCGTGCAGTTCCAGGTGGTGGGGTACGTCCTGGTCGAACGCAACCGGGAACGCGCGCCGGTACAGCGCCCGGACGAGGAGGAGCTCTGGGACACCGGTGCGGCCCCCGCCGAGCACGACCCGGCACTGGCCCGCAGCCTGGCCGGACCGGTGGACCAGGACCGCCTCTTCACGGACTCGGTCCGGGCGCTGGTGACGGGGCTGCTCACCGGTTCCACGGGCCGGCCGTGA
- a CDS encoding amidohydrolase family protein, whose product MTAQNDPYLIISSDCHAGLPTERYRPYLDARFHRDFDAFLAGRDRRREEMTRLGVRNEAFADKWFSDNEEGLKGGWEATQRLKELDGDGVAAEVVFPDADAVDSRTAAPFGVGLGLSGDQDPDLGMAGAQAHNRWLAEFVGQHPERHCGVALLPITGEVSRVVAEIHRAKESGLGALMIPSMWVDQAPYHDRRYDPVWAAAAETGMPMVTHSGAAPRHEYGDHLGIYVSEVTWWPARPLWFLLWSGVFERHPGLRFGVAESGCWWLPNLLWFMDRLYLGAHGGKKLSPFAELKRPPSEYLDRQLFICATNTKRRELAQRYEIGVDNILWGSDFPHPEGTWPNTREWLRKTFHDIPVTETRRMLGLAAAEVFGFDVAKLAPMARRIGPTPAELGQPDDQLAVEASWARSREVGRHWLTEHDFPALGVTS is encoded by the coding sequence ATGACGGCTCAGAACGACCCGTACCTGATCATCTCCTCCGACTGCCACGCCGGTCTGCCCACCGAGCGGTACCGGCCCTATCTGGACGCCCGTTTCCACCGGGACTTCGACGCGTTCCTCGCGGGGCGCGACCGCCGCCGCGAGGAGATGACCCGGCTCGGCGTGCGCAACGAGGCCTTCGCCGACAAGTGGTTCAGCGACAACGAGGAAGGCCTCAAGGGTGGTTGGGAGGCCACCCAGCGACTCAAGGAACTCGATGGGGACGGGGTGGCCGCCGAGGTCGTCTTCCCCGACGCGGACGCCGTCGACAGCCGCACCGCCGCGCCCTTCGGCGTCGGGCTCGGCCTCTCCGGCGACCAGGATCCCGACCTCGGCATGGCGGGCGCCCAGGCACACAACCGCTGGCTGGCCGAGTTCGTCGGGCAGCATCCCGAACGGCACTGCGGGGTGGCCCTGCTGCCCATCACCGGCGAGGTCTCCCGGGTGGTCGCCGAGATCCACCGCGCCAAGGAGTCCGGGCTCGGCGCGCTGATGATCCCCTCGATGTGGGTGGACCAGGCTCCGTACCACGACCGGCGCTACGACCCCGTCTGGGCGGCGGCCGCCGAGACCGGCATGCCGATGGTGACGCACTCGGGTGCGGCCCCGCGCCACGAGTACGGCGACCACCTGGGCATCTACGTCTCCGAGGTGACGTGGTGGCCCGCCCGCCCCCTGTGGTTCCTGCTCTGGTCCGGGGTCTTCGAGCGCCACCCGGGGCTGAGGTTCGGGGTCGCGGAGTCGGGGTGCTGGTGGCTGCCGAACCTGCTGTGGTTCATGGACCGCCTCTACCTCGGCGCCCACGGCGGCAAGAAGCTCTCCCCGTTCGCGGAGCTGAAGCGCCCGCCGAGCGAGTACCTCGACCGGCAGCTCTTCATCTGCGCCACCAACACCAAGCGCCGCGAACTCGCCCAGCGGTACGAGATCGGCGTCGACAACATCCTGTGGGGCTCGGACTTCCCACACCCGGAGGGGACCTGGCCGAACACCCGGGAGTGGCTGAGGAAGACCTTCCACGACATTCCGGTGACCGAGACCCGGCGGATGCTGGGCCTGGCGGCCGCGGAGGTCTTCGGCTTCGACGTGGCGAAACTGGCCCCGATGGCGCGCCGGATCGGCCCCACCCCCGCCGAACTCGGCCAGCCGGACGACCAGTTGGCCGTGGAGGCTTCCTGGGCGCGCTCGCGCGAGGTGGGCCGCCACTGGTTGACGGAGCACGACTTCCCGGCTCTGGGGGTGACGTCATGA
- a CDS encoding acetoacetate decarboxylase family protein, which produces MARVRYGARTEAEIQAARSASSKLPDIWSTGVVAVWESDPDAVAAVLPPPLKPAERPLVRANISKVDLPGYPLGAGSVAVAAVHDGQEGWYPLVMPMTHERALIGGREVFGEPKKLGEVTVERDGPVVRASLARHRIAFVEVRGTVEGPLPLPEPTQKTDFYFKFLPAVDGAGFDADPVLVHCVRNEKVRKLERIAGEVVLRESAYDPVADLPVRRLVEITIGEKTTDQKGRVAERVSAQALLPYIHQRYDDPQQILDGPPQGSV; this is translated from the coding sequence ATGGCACGCGTACGGTACGGGGCGCGCACCGAGGCCGAGATCCAGGCCGCGCGCTCCGCGAGCTCCAAGCTCCCCGACATCTGGTCGACGGGTGTGGTGGCCGTCTGGGAGAGCGACCCCGACGCGGTCGCGGCCGTGCTGCCGCCGCCGCTCAAGCCCGCCGAACGCCCGCTGGTGCGGGCCAACATCAGCAAGGTCGACCTGCCCGGCTATCCGCTCGGCGCGGGCTCGGTGGCGGTCGCCGCCGTGCACGACGGCCAGGAGGGCTGGTATCCGCTGGTCATGCCGATGACGCACGAGCGGGCCCTGATCGGGGGCCGCGAGGTGTTCGGCGAGCCGAAGAAGCTCGGCGAGGTGACCGTCGAGCGCGACGGCCCGGTGGTACGGGCCTCGCTGGCGCGGCACCGGATCGCGTTCGTGGAGGTGCGGGGCACCGTGGAGGGACCGCTGCCGCTGCCCGAGCCGACGCAGAAGACCGACTTCTACTTCAAGTTCCTGCCGGCCGTGGACGGCGCGGGCTTCGACGCCGATCCGGTCCTCGTCCACTGCGTACGCAACGAGAAGGTGCGCAAGCTGGAGCGGATCGCCGGTGAGGTGGTGCTCCGCGAGTCGGCGTACGACCCGGTCGCCGACCTGCCGGTGCGCCGCCTCGTGGAGATCACCATCGGCGAGAAGACCACCGACCAGAAGGGCAGGGTGGCCGAACGGGTCAGCGCGCAGGCCCTGTTGCCGTACATCCACCAGCGCTACGACGACCCCCAGCAGATCCTCGACGGGCCGCCCCAGGGGAGCGTGTGA